A genome region from Defluviimonas aquaemixtae includes the following:
- a CDS encoding AAA family ATPase, giving the protein MVEQRELLAEIEALGEKIAEARQAVGRRFIGQERVVELSLAALLCGGHGLLVGLPGMGKTMLVDTLGKVMGLSSGRVQFTPDLMPADILGSEVLETAKDGTRSFRFIEGPVFCQLLMADEINRASPRTQSALLQAMQEHEVTIAGQHRALPAPFHVLATQNPIEQEGTYPLPEAQLDRFLVQIDVDYPDRGTERDILLATTGVETAQSPRIFSAEELTSAQTTVRRMPVGEKIVELILDLVRACRPGEAEAGQAVSESVSWGPGPRAAQALMLTVRARALLNGRLAPSADDVMALARPVLSHRMALSFAARARGESLAEIIDGVAREVTRAEAA; this is encoded by the coding sequence ATGGTCGAGCAGCGCGAACTTCTGGCCGAAATCGAAGCCCTGGGCGAAAAGATCGCCGAGGCGCGGCAGGCGGTCGGACGGCGCTTTATCGGCCAGGAGCGGGTCGTCGAACTGTCGCTCGCCGCGCTTTTGTGCGGCGGGCACGGGCTGCTCGTCGGCCTGCCTGGGATGGGCAAGACGATGCTCGTCGATACACTCGGCAAGGTGATGGGGCTTTCTTCGGGCAGGGTGCAGTTCACGCCGGACCTCATGCCGGCGGACATCCTCGGCTCCGAGGTTCTTGAGACCGCGAAGGACGGCACGCGGTCTTTCCGCTTCATCGAGGGGCCGGTCTTCTGCCAGCTTCTGATGGCCGACGAGATCAACCGCGCCTCGCCCCGGACCCAGTCGGCGCTTCTGCAGGCGATGCAGGAGCATGAGGTCACGATCGCGGGCCAGCACCGCGCGTTGCCGGCGCCGTTCCACGTGCTCGCCACGCAGAACCCGATCGAGCAGGAGGGGACCTACCCGCTGCCCGAGGCGCAGCTCGACCGGTTCCTCGTCCAGATCGATGTCGATTATCCCGATCGCGGGACTGAGCGCGACATACTCTTGGCGACGACCGGCGTCGAGACGGCGCAGTCGCCACGCATCTTCTCGGCCGAGGAATTGACCAGCGCGCAGACGACCGTTCGGCGGATGCCGGTCGGTGAGAAGATCGTCGAACTGATCCTTGATCTCGTGCGCGCCTGCCGACCGGGCGAGGCCGAAGCCGGACAGGCGGTGAGCGAAAGCGTAAGTTGGGGGCCGGGGCCGCGAGCGGCGCAGGCGCTGATGCTGACCGTTCGTGCGCGCGCGCTGCTCAACGGGCGGCTCGCGCCGTCGGCGGATGATGTGATGGCGTTGGCGCGCCCGGTCCTGTCGCACCGGATGGCACTATCCTTCGCCGCGCGGGCGCGGGGAGAAAGCCTCGCCGAGATCATCGACGGTGTCGCGCGCGAAGTGACGCGGGCCGAGGCCGCATGA
- a CDS encoding DUF58 domain-containing protein, with protein MSEVVPHSARPAGLRRAAEGLASALPPLMADALHLASTVQLGEHGRRLSGMGDEFWQYRPAHAGDEARLIDWRRSARADAQFVREKEWQAAQSIHLWVDDARSMEFSGDRKRQSKADRARLLALALGVLLIRAGERVGLADPIAPPRSGEVQLLRLAHAFTQEAGAADFGAPDARAILAGSRAIFISDFMGDPEEVERALGLAADKGVTGVLLQILDPVEEAFPFDGRTIFESMAGTLTHETRKAGDLRTRYQARLAERKARLADLARKAGWLFSTHHTGDPAQAALLWLYAALRKDH; from the coding sequence ATGAGCGAGGTCGTTCCCCATTCCGCTCGACCCGCCGGTCTCCGCCGCGCCGCCGAGGGGCTGGCCTCGGCGCTACCGCCGCTTATGGCCGATGCGCTGCATCTGGCCTCGACGGTTCAGCTTGGCGAGCACGGGCGGCGACTTTCCGGCATGGGGGACGAGTTCTGGCAGTACCGGCCGGCGCATGCGGGAGACGAGGCGCGGCTGATCGACTGGCGACGGTCCGCGAGGGCTGACGCTCAGTTCGTGCGCGAGAAGGAATGGCAGGCGGCGCAGTCGATCCATCTCTGGGTCGACGATGCCCGGTCGATGGAATTCTCAGGCGATCGCAAACGGCAGTCCAAGGCGGACCGCGCCCGGCTGCTGGCACTGGCGCTCGGCGTGCTTCTCATTCGCGCGGGCGAGCGCGTGGGCCTTGCCGATCCGATCGCACCGCCGCGGTCGGGCGAGGTGCAGCTCTTGCGCTTGGCCCACGCGTTCACGCAGGAGGCGGGGGCCGCGGATTTCGGCGCGCCGGATGCCCGCGCGATCCTTGCCGGGTCCCGCGCAATCTTCATTTCCGATTTCATGGGCGATCCCGAGGAGGTCGAGCGCGCGCTCGGACTCGCGGCGGACAAGGGCGTGACTGGCGTGCTTCTGCAAATTCTCGATCCGGTGGAGGAGGCCTTTCCCTTCGATGGGAGGACGATCTTCGAGAGCATGGCCGGTACGCTGACCCATGAAACGCGGAAGGCTGGCGATTTGAGGACGCGCTACCAGGCGCGGCTGGCCGAGCGGAAGGCGCGGCTCGCCGATCTTGCGCGCAAGGCGGGCTGGCTCTTCTCGACGCATCATACCGGCGATCCGGCGCAGGCCGCGCTCCTGTGGCTCTACGCCGCGCTGAGGAAGGATCATTGA
- a CDS encoding DUF4159 domain-containing protein, with translation MLVLGPIGFTVPWILWGLVALPVLWLLLRAIPPAPIRRRFPGVALLLGLMDEEQEADRTPWWLLLIRMIAVALIIAGFAGPVLNPQVEAEGDGPLLILVDGSWADARDWPRRQERIAAALSEAGRAGRPVALVSLTDPPPDGPVFAAADAVATRLPSIVPRPWEPAAEAMEAFAAALPDGGFDTLWLSDGLSREGRAALAETLLGEGAVTAVESPRDVRALSGAGLSEGGLAVTVLRARSDAAALADVVAHGLDPAGIERELARAPLDFASGEAEAEASFDLPPELRNRVTRFEIAGEATAGAVALTDDAFKRRKVGIISGTADREGLELLAPDHYLRQALAPTADLIEGTVGDVLLANPDVIILADVARIAESDALVEWIEQGGLLVRFAGPHLAASDIGRDTLDPLLPVRLRLGGRAVGGSMSWGEPKALAPFPEGSPFAGLVPPEDVAVSAQILAQPGPELAQATIATLADGTPLVTRRAIGDGQVVLFHVSANAEWSSLPLSGLFVQMLERLAVSSRAQRPEAGDLAGTTWVAERVLDAFGALEAAEDLPGVPGEALAEPVIGPDLPPGLYVSGSRRLAVNTVAPDRVLAPAEWPVGAAVEGLVVASELRLKGAFLGAALLLLLLDLIAALALSGRMPTGGLRRGTALATMLAMGFAVGMPGPSFAQEPDEAALIRAAGNVVLAHVLTGDADVDRVAEAGLWGLSEILFARTSVEPVEPRGVDLEAEDLAVYTFLYWPVTATQAAPSPAAYAKLNRYLRTGGMILFDTRDADVAGYGAASTEGRRLQALAAPLDIPPLEPMPPDHVLTRSFYLLQDFPGRYAGRAIWVEAAPPGAEQAEGMPFRNLNDGVTPVVIGGNDWAGAWAIDENGSALLPVGRGLGGERQREIAYRFGVNLIMHVLTGNYKSDQVHVPTLLERLGQ, from the coding sequence ATGCTGGTGCTGGGACCGATCGGTTTCACGGTGCCCTGGATTCTCTGGGGTCTCGTGGCTCTGCCGGTTCTCTGGCTTCTCCTGCGCGCGATCCCGCCCGCCCCCATCCGGCGGCGGTTTCCGGGCGTGGCGCTGCTTCTGGGCCTCATGGACGAGGAGCAGGAGGCCGACCGGACGCCGTGGTGGCTGCTGCTGATCCGCATGATCGCGGTGGCGCTGATCATCGCGGGCTTCGCCGGACCGGTCCTGAACCCGCAGGTCGAGGCGGAGGGCGACGGGCCGCTCCTGATCCTCGTCGACGGCAGCTGGGCCGACGCCCGCGACTGGCCGCGCCGGCAGGAGAGAATCGCGGCCGCCCTGTCCGAGGCGGGCCGAGCGGGCCGCCCCGTGGCACTGGTCTCGCTGACCGATCCGCCGCCCGACGGGCCGGTCTTCGCCGCCGCCGACGCCGTCGCCACGCGGCTGCCCTCGATCGTGCCGCGCCCGTGGGAGCCCGCGGCGGAGGCGATGGAGGCCTTTGCGGCGGCTTTGCCGGATGGCGGGTTCGACACGCTGTGGCTCTCGGACGGGTTGTCACGCGAAGGTCGCGCGGCGCTCGCCGAAACGCTGCTCGGGGAAGGCGCGGTCACGGCGGTCGAAAGCCCGCGCGACGTGCGCGCGCTGAGCGGGGCGGGGCTCTCGGAGGGTGGATTGGCCGTCACGGTGCTGCGCGCCCGAAGCGATGCGGCGGCGTTGGCCGACGTCGTCGCGCATGGCCTCGATCCGGCAGGGATCGAGCGCGAGCTTGCGCGCGCGCCACTGGATTTCGCATCGGGTGAGGCGGAGGCGGAGGCCAGCTTCGACCTGCCGCCGGAACTCAGGAATCGCGTCACCAGATTCGAGATCGCCGGCGAGGCGACGGCTGGCGCCGTCGCGCTGACCGACGACGCGTTCAAGCGCCGCAAGGTCGGCATCATCTCGGGCACCGCGGACCGCGAGGGGCTGGAGCTTCTCGCCCCGGACCATTACCTGCGCCAGGCGCTGGCGCCCACCGCCGACCTGATCGAGGGGACGGTCGGCGACGTGCTCTTGGCCAATCCCGACGTGATCATCCTGGCCGATGTGGCCCGCATCGCGGAAAGCGACGCACTGGTCGAGTGGATCGAGCAGGGCGGGCTTCTCGTGCGCTTCGCGGGGCCCCATCTCGCCGCGTCCGACATCGGCCGCGACACGCTCGACCCGCTGCTGCCGGTCCGGCTGCGGCTCGGCGGGCGCGCGGTCGGCGGCTCGATGAGCTGGGGCGAGCCGAAGGCGCTCGCGCCGTTTCCCGAGGGTTCGCCCTTTGCCGGGCTCGTGCCGCCCGAGGACGTGGCGGTCAGCGCCCAGATCCTCGCGCAGCCGGGACCCGAGCTTGCCCAGGCGACGATCGCGACGCTGGCCGACGGCACACCGCTCGTGACGCGCAGGGCGATCGGCGACGGCCAGGTCGTGCTGTTCCACGTCTCGGCAAACGCGGAATGGTCGAGCCTGCCCCTCTCGGGGCTCTTCGTGCAGATGCTCGAACGCCTGGCGGTGTCGAGCCGCGCCCAGCGGCCCGAGGCGGGCGACCTTGCGGGCACGACGTGGGTCGCCGAGCGCGTGCTCGATGCGTTCGGCGCGCTCGAGGCGGCCGAAGACCTGCCCGGCGTGCCCGGCGAGGCGCTGGCCGAGCCGGTGATCGGCCCGGACCTGCCGCCGGGGCTCTACGTCTCCGGATCGCGCCGGCTCGCGGTCAACACGGTTGCGCCCGACCGGGTTCTGGCCCCGGCCGAGTGGCCCGTCGGAGCCGCGGTCGAGGGTCTGGTCGTGGCGAGTGAGCTGCGCCTCAAGGGCGCCTTCCTCGGCGCGGCGCTTCTCTTGCTGCTGCTCGATCTTATCGCCGCGCTCGCCCTGTCGGGCCGGATGCCGACGGGCGGTCTGCGCCGGGGCACCGCGCTCGCGACCATGCTGGCGATGGGTTTCGCCGTGGGCATGCCGGGACCGTCGTTCGCGCAGGAGCCGGACGAAGCCGCCCTGATCCGGGCGGCAGGCAATGTCGTCCTCGCCCATGTCCTGACGGGCGATGCAGATGTCGACCGCGTCGCCGAGGCGGGGCTCTGGGGCCTGTCCGAGATCCTCTTTGCCCGCACCTCGGTCGAGCCGGTGGAGCCGCGCGGCGTCGATCTCGAGGCCGAGGACCTCGCGGTCTACACCTTCCTCTATTGGCCCGTCACCGCGACGCAGGCCGCGCCGTCGCCCGCCGCCTATGCCAAGCTCAACCGCTATCTGCGCACCGGCGGCATGATTCTCTTCGACACGCGCGATGCCGACGTCGCGGGCTACGGCGCCGCCTCGACCGAGGGGCGCCGGTTGCAGGCGCTTGCCGCGCCGCTCGACATTCCGCCCTTGGAGCCGATGCCGCCGGACCATGTGCTCACGCGCAGCTTCTACCTGCTGCAGGACTTTCCCGGGCGCTACGCCGGCCGGGCGATCTGGGTCGAGGCAGCCCCGCCGGGCGCGGAGCAAGCGGAGGGGATGCCGTTCCGCAACCTCAACGACGGCGTGACGCCCGTGGTGATCGGCGGCAATGATTGGGCAGGCGCATGGGCCATCGACGAGAACGGCAGCGCCCTTCTGCCTGTCGGACGTGGTCTGGGGGGTGAGCGCCAGCGCGAGATCGCCTACCGCTTCGGCGTGAACCTGATCATGCATGTGCTGACCGGAAACTACAAATCCGACCAGGTCCACGTGCCGACGCTGCTTGAAAGGCTCGGCCAATGA
- a CDS encoding LysR family transcriptional regulator, which translates to MPTLSRRMTDFERRLGQRLIARSARGYALTSQGRALLEQAEGLRAISARLAAFARTGERVRLTACIGPHSFWRVT; encoded by the coding sequence GTGCCGACGCTGAGCCGGCGCATGACGGATTTTGAACGCCGCCTCGGACAGAGACTTATCGCCCGGAGCGCGCGCGGCTACGCGTTGACGTCCCAAGGTCGCGCGCTTCTGGAACAGGCGGAGGGCCTGCGCGCCATCTCGGCGCGGCTTGCCGCATTTGCAAGGACCGGGGAGCGGGTGCGCTTGACCGCCTGCATTGGACCTCACAGTTTCTGGCGCGTCACGTGA
- a CDS encoding DUF3857 domain-containing protein: protein MRLILTAATLLFLALPALAQQLLRADAPLWVTSTEIPEAVPELLRASRGGVYYQLIDTQVAWDGDTRLKHFRLVTQVTDRAGLEGAATVSSDFDPAFETLTLTRLDVHRDGRTISYRDTLQSEVFRRETRLEAGIIDGTLTAHLQIPDLRVGDIVDAAFLHRREPVLEGANRAASSRLEYSVPVGMTRHVAYWPADWPFHAAPLPDRVIHAETRVGDTVRLEWRRNGHLPPLDEELTPVEGDPDAILQYGTWADWSPLAAALAPYYSADYPLPPAWEKRVAAIRVEHPGDMARASAALRLVQDEIRYVGIEVGAGGYFARPPMTVTTQGFGDCKDKTLLLRVLLSRLGIEAHPALADIDRGYALPKTQPAVTAFDHMILRVDIGGTSYWVDPTGSHEGGSIDIAPPPDYGFALPLTGPDQRILEPIDLSGSPGWQGQTTERFNFTLLGVFLSVTSEFRGTFANARRYVWATEPHDEISRRYLQFYARRYPGIRQVMPVTLEDDREANLVRMEERYMIPAPALMEDRLREDFLFAAEDFGNYYPDVQASPRQTPLSIGGPKRHRHVVKVTGAPINFNPPDRVEIENPAFSYSFAGRAPEDGQLEMEWVFETRDRLIAPGAVAEVIRDAARIRDSVGFSWDLAPE from the coding sequence ATGCGCCTGATCCTGACTGCCGCGACTCTGCTTTTTCTGGCGCTCCCAGCGCTCGCGCAGCAGCTCCTTCGCGCCGACGCCCCCCTCTGGGTGACCAGCACCGAGATTCCGGAGGCGGTGCCCGAACTGCTTCGCGCCTCGCGCGGCGGCGTCTACTACCAGCTCATCGATACGCAGGTCGCTTGGGACGGCGACACTCGTCTCAAGCATTTCCGGCTCGTCACACAGGTCACCGACCGCGCGGGTCTCGAGGGCGCGGCAACGGTGTCGAGCGACTTCGACCCGGCCTTTGAAACGCTAACGCTGACCCGGCTCGACGTGCATCGCGACGGGCGCACGATCTCCTATCGGGACACGCTCCAGAGTGAGGTTTTTCGGCGCGAGACGCGACTTGAGGCGGGCATCATCGACGGCACGCTCACCGCGCACCTTCAGATCCCTGACCTGAGGGTCGGCGACATAGTGGACGCGGCCTTCCTGCACCGGCGCGAACCGGTGCTCGAAGGGGCGAACCGGGCCGCATCGTCGCGGCTGGAATACAGCGTGCCAGTCGGGATGACGCGTCATGTCGCGTATTGGCCCGCCGACTGGCCGTTCCACGCCGCCCCGCTTCCGGACCGGGTGATTCACGCCGAAACGCGCGTGGGAGACACGGTACGGCTCGAATGGCGCCGTAACGGTCACTTGCCGCCACTCGACGAGGAGTTGACGCCCGTCGAGGGCGACCCTGACGCGATCTTGCAGTACGGGACGTGGGCTGATTGGTCGCCGCTGGCCGCAGCCCTTGCGCCCTATTACAGCGCCGACTATCCCCTGCCGCCCGCCTGGGAAAAGAGGGTGGCGGCGATCCGGGTGGAGCATCCGGGCGACATGGCGCGCGCATCGGCGGCGCTGCGTCTGGTGCAAGACGAAATCCGCTATGTCGGGATCGAGGTCGGGGCGGGCGGCTATTTCGCCCGGCCGCCAATGACCGTGACCACGCAGGGATTTGGCGACTGCAAGGACAAGACGCTCCTCTTGCGCGTGCTCCTGTCGCGGCTGGGGATCGAGGCCCACCCCGCCCTCGCCGATATCGACCGGGGCTATGCGCTGCCCAAAACCCAACCTGCGGTCACGGCCTTCGATCACATGATCCTGCGCGTCGACATTGGCGGGACGTCGTACTGGGTCGATCCGACCGGATCGCACGAAGGCGGCTCAATCGACATCGCGCCACCGCCGGATTACGGCTTCGCGCTGCCGCTGACCGGACCCGATCAGCGCATTCTCGAACCGATCGACTTGTCCGGCTCGCCCGGCTGGCAGGGTCAGACGACCGAACGCTTCAATTTCACACTTCTCGGCGTCTTCCTGTCTGTCACGAGCGAGTTTCGCGGGACATTCGCGAATGCTCGCCGCTATGTCTGGGCGACCGAACCGCATGACGAGATCTCGCGCCGATACCTGCAATTCTATGCGCGGCGCTATCCCGGGATCCGGCAGGTCATGCCCGTCACGCTCGAGGACGACCGCGAGGCCAACCTGGTGCGCATGGAGGAGCGCTACATGATCCCGGCTCCGGCGCTCATGGAGGACAGGCTTCGCGAAGACTTTCTGTTCGCGGCGGAGGATTTCGGCAACTACTACCCCGATGTCCAGGCCAGCCCGCGCCAGACACCGCTCTCCATCGGCGGGCCGAAACGGCATCGGCATGTTGTCAAGGTCACGGGCGCACCGATCAACTTTAATCCGCCCGACCGCGTGGAGATCGAGAATCCCGCCTTCTCCTATTCTTTCGCCGGGCGCGCGCCAGAGGACGGTCAGCTTGAGATGGAGTGGGTGTTTGAAACCCGCGACCGTCTCATCGCGCCCGGAGCCGTGGCGGAGGTGATCCGCGATGCCGCCCGGATCCGCGACTCTGTAGGCTTCAGCTGGGATCTGGCGCCGGAGTAA
- a CDS encoding endonuclease/exonuclease/phosphatase family protein: protein MPRSNMRDLSFATFNLLNLQVPGGLTYSNAPPFPDDAEGRRAYEAKIRWIGERIRLLDAEVIAFQELWAREALEAAFAAVGILPDYDIVARDAPGRGRPQVALAVRKDRRGAPQIEPGAGWIENFPEDFRFDQLRETDGAEEEITVTINAFSRPVVHAIIQPEGTRPKPPAVSVYAAHLKSKGPARLSFAEPRPVALREYPEITKSAVAHIRRVMEAGAVRAMLDGVMKSEDDKAISPVVLLGDLNDDTLSVTNELISDQPSYRVIEKSRAGLTSDKGLYSVERLQQFRSMRHVYYTHIYKDKRESLDHILVSEEFYDHSRKRCWSFREMEVYNDHLNREAFEDEGASDHGLVRAYFDWNPMPEEIA from the coding sequence ATGCCCCGAAGCAATATGCGTGACCTAAGCTTTGCGACTTTCAACCTCCTCAACCTCCAGGTGCCCGGCGGCTTGACCTACTCGAATGCGCCGCCCTTTCCCGATGACGCTGAAGGCAGGCGCGCCTACGAGGCGAAGATCCGCTGGATCGGCGAACGTATCCGGCTGCTGGACGCCGAGGTGATCGCATTTCAGGAACTGTGGGCGCGCGAGGCGCTCGAGGCGGCTTTCGCCGCGGTGGGGATACTGCCCGACTACGACATCGTGGCGCGCGACGCGCCGGGACGCGGGCGGCCGCAGGTCGCACTCGCGGTCCGCAAGGACCGCCGCGGCGCGCCGCAGATCGAACCGGGCGCAGGCTGGATCGAAAATTTCCCCGAGGACTTCCGCTTCGATCAGCTACGCGAGACGGATGGGGCGGAAGAAGAGATTACTGTCACGATCAACGCTTTCTCGCGCCCCGTCGTGCACGCCATCATCCAGCCGGAGGGCACACGGCCAAAGCCGCCCGCCGTCTCCGTCTACGCGGCGCATCTGAAATCGAAGGGACCTGCGCGGCTCAGCTTCGCCGAGCCGCGGCCCGTCGCGCTGAGGGAATACCCCGAGATCACCAAATCCGCGGTGGCGCATATCCGGCGCGTGATGGAGGCGGGCGCCGTCAGGGCGATGCTGGATGGCGTGATGAAGTCGGAAGACGACAAGGCGATCTCTCCGGTCGTGCTTCTCGGCGATCTCAACGACGACACGCTGTCGGTGACGAACGAGCTGATCTCGGATCAGCCCAGCTACCGCGTGATCGAGAAAAGTCGCGCGGGCCTGACGTCGGACAAGGGGCTCTACTCGGTCGAGCGCCTGCAACAGTTCCGCTCGATGCGACACGTTTATTACACGCATATTTACAAGGACAAGCGCGAGAGCCTCGACCACATCCTCGTCTCGGAGGAGTTCTACGACCATTCCCGCAAGCGCTGCTGGTCGTTCCGCGAGATGGAGGTCTACAACGACCATCTGAATCGCGAAGCCTTCGAGGACGAGGGCGCGAGCGACCACGGGCTGGTCCGCGCCTACTTCGACTGGAATCCGATGCCAGAAGAGATCGCCTGA